A genomic window from Sphingobacterium spiritivorum includes:
- a CDS encoding gamma carbonic anhydrase family protein has translation MAVILPVKDKYPRYSEDCFIAPNATIVGDVVMGDKCSVWFNAVIRGDVNYIRIGAYTNIQDGAVIHCTYQKNGTDIGNYVNIGHQAMVHGCTVKDYVLIGMGAIVMDKSVVESEVIIAAGAVVLENTICESGYLYAGVPAKKIKAITDEQREMLHQLPHNYVLYSSWFENS, from the coding sequence ATGGCTGTTATATTACCTGTTAAGGATAAATACCCCCGGTATTCGGAAGATTGCTTTATAGCGCCTAATGCTACCATTGTAGGCGATGTAGTTATGGGGGATAAGTGTTCGGTATGGTTTAATGCTGTGATCAGAGGTGACGTAAACTATATTCGTATCGGAGCATATACCAATATCCAAGATGGTGCCGTGATTCATTGTACGTACCAAAAAAACGGAACGGATATAGGTAATTATGTCAATATTGGTCATCAGGCAATGGTACATGGTTGTACAGTCAAAGATTATGTATTGATCGGTATGGGTGCCATTGTTATGGATAAGTCAGTAGTAGAGAGTGAAGTTATTATTGCGGCAGGAGCCGTAGTACTCGAAAATACCATTTGTGAATCAGGCTATCTGTATGCAGGTGTACCTGCTAAAAAAATAAAAGCGATAACTGATGAACAAAGAGAAATGTTGCATCAGTTACCGCATAATTATGTTTTATATAGTTCCTGGTTTGAAAACAGTTAA
- a CDS encoding Ig-like domain-containing protein, with protein MQHPTGGPKDSLPPKILSELPKNYTRNFKAKKIVLEFDEYVKLNSQFKEFSISPDVDTQPEYKIKKKNLEITLPDSLEENTTYTIHFGKGLVDYNEGNPLPNYSYVFATGNELDSLSISGSVLNGYTKSLDMKNQDKDVMVILIPTRQDSIFGKRKANIFTAVDTAGNFKFNNLREDTYRIYALKEKSSNRIYESTDDWIGFLNDSIVLRKDTSNIKLEFTKPYPDKFRTGEKKLEKDGGIQLVFNRPLLDPAVKILSPQELDASKYIRYGVNKDSALIYTQNTDFDSLKLEIRNYNTVMDTVLIKKGVNVKFEKEILPVLNISNKVDKITHITVTSKMPLASIDKSKVKLTEDSIARTNFQLQKDTLNDQLYHIRFNWKPKRNYTLVLEEKALTGLFGDHNKEFKTNFTLDESENYGDINFNFTNTDSTMQYVVELIDDKKEKVFNRQILGPNNTISYKKFPGGKYSLRVIFDANRNGVWDPADVKTRKQAENIWYLNKTFTIRANWEQNETVNIN; from the coding sequence ATGCAACATCCTACAGGCGGACCAAAAGATTCACTTCCACCGAAAATATTAAGTGAACTTCCAAAAAATTATACCCGAAATTTCAAAGCCAAAAAAATCGTTTTGGAATTTGATGAGTATGTCAAACTCAACAGTCAGTTTAAAGAATTCAGTATATCTCCGGATGTAGATACTCAACCTGAATATAAAATCAAGAAAAAGAATCTTGAAATCACATTGCCCGATTCATTAGAGGAAAATACTACTTATACGATCCATTTTGGAAAAGGACTCGTCGACTATAATGAAGGTAATCCGCTTCCCAACTATTCGTATGTATTTGCTACAGGTAATGAGCTAGATTCTCTGTCCATATCCGGATCAGTTCTTAACGGTTATACAAAAAGTCTGGATATGAAGAATCAGGATAAAGATGTTATGGTAATTCTGATTCCTACACGCCAGGATAGCATATTCGGAAAGCGAAAAGCGAATATATTTACAGCTGTAGATACAGCCGGTAATTTCAAATTCAATAACCTGAGAGAAGATACATACCGAATATATGCATTGAAAGAGAAAAGCAGTAATCGCATATATGAAAGTACGGATGACTGGATAGGTTTTCTCAATGACAGCATCGTATTAAGGAAAGATACCAGTAATATTAAGTTGGAATTTACTAAACCCTATCCTGATAAATTCAGAACAGGTGAAAAGAAACTGGAAAAGGATGGGGGAATACAGTTAGTTTTTAACCGGCCATTACTTGACCCGGCTGTGAAAATATTATCTCCGCAGGAACTGGATGCATCCAAGTATATACGCTATGGTGTAAATAAAGATAGTGCCTTAATATACACTCAAAATACTGATTTTGATTCTCTTAAACTAGAGATACGTAATTATAATACAGTCATGGACACGGTATTGATAAAAAAAGGTGTAAATGTGAAGTTCGAAAAAGAAATTCTGCCGGTTCTAAATATCAGCAATAAAGTAGATAAGATTACCCACATCACTGTTACTTCTAAAATGCCTTTAGCGTCTATAGATAAGTCTAAAGTCAAACTAACGGAAGATAGCATTGCCAGGACTAATTTCCAATTACAAAAGGATACACTTAATGATCAGCTTTACCACATACGTTTCAACTGGAAGCCGAAGAGAAATTATACATTAGTATTAGAAGAAAAAGCCCTTACCGGATTATTCGGGGATCATAATAAGGAGTTCAAAACCAACTTTACACTGGATGAAAGCGAAAATTATGGAGATATAAACTTCAATTTTACCAATACAGACAGTACTATGCAATATGTGGTAGAACTTATTGATGACAAGAAAGAAAAAGTATTTAACAGGCAGATATTAGGGCCTAATAATACCATATCCTACAAGAAATTTCCGGGAGGCAAATATTCGTTACGTGTAATATTTGATGCCAACAGGAATGGAGTATGGGATCCTGCAGATGTAAAGACCAGAAAGCAGGCAGAGAACATATGGTATCTTAACAAGACATTTACGATACGTGCTAACTGGGAACAAAATGAAACAGTCAATATAAATTAA